The proteins below come from a single Nostoc sp. KVJ3 genomic window:
- a CDS encoding translocation/assembly module TamB domain-containing protein produces MTRSPNSENNQEPSNPRLWLLLLGRTSLALGVVVLIGIAVGAWWARNYVYKDLAPLVQQNLEQSLGRPVKVGKVEGFSLSSLRFSSLSIPATPTDADQVVAKALEVQFSPLQLLLTRKLGLNVTLVQPNVYIQQDRDGRWVTTQVKAGQGKGAIQIELETLQIQDGNVELLSASAPNKPKGSVILNQVGGVARFFDQNQRIDYDINAQFARGGAVKIAGETQLKAQKTSLNLSTQNLQASDISRLIQLPIALQSGYLNADLEVQIPPKLSEIAITGTATANQVAAKIPNIPQQISNFNGRFAFQGQTVALENVSTNFGKVPILANGTINTQTGFNVSAQIKPVTAKNILETLNVNSSVPASGEIQANIQVRGAVQQPIVSGTVNNTKPVQVDRVLFKAVNTDFRLNVSQTASQLAVSNLKIVPAAGGQITGGGEANLGIKKDVIFNAQVDGVSGDILARGYGVNLPIAVGNVSAKAQISGSLSKQPLNLDISSVQVTPPTGGQITASGQIQLAPQGLVDIGIQAQGLPGNAIAQGYNISTPLNLGGISANAKVSGSLDKPLNVNVARVQANPEVGGQVTASGQLQLAPQGRVAFNVQAQNLPGDAIARAYKSSPSITIGKVSANANISGTLSNLQAVAQVQAPTATYPTTGRVVVTKQGENILLPGAVLNVAGGTIVAQGQLAQQRWQGVIKTSQIQLNRFSPQLRGRLNSNIQLAGTTKSFQLADIRAAGQIGLPEGVALLAKPLTAQFEWNGQQIIVKNASTPGLNANGAIAIQTPPNGALKIAGFNLNILARNFNLKNTGFQVPGDVAIAGLLDFNGQVTGTPDVPQANGNIRLRNFQVSNLAFDPLLTGKVNFQGGQGASLRLAGKQDIIALNLSADYRPTSFLVSRGGAVSTGRTEGDNLLINAQQFPIALIGGFLPNNQLKPLGGQLSGNLVVNLNNYAVAGNVAIAAPRVARVAADEFRGTINYADGTASLANGLLRIGDSNIALSGNVQTGNDPQFQFQANLDQARIERLLQAFNIFDYQDLGSGLKPPKLAGAEVLNTKPITLPNADLKTQLAYFSNIAASLAKQQQQETKEAASLPTLAELTGVLSGGITANGSLKSGLNVGFNFQGANWKWGEYSINKVVAQGTFADGIVTLSPLSVGINQGLVAFSGQLGTEQLSGKLNVASLPLSLLQPFIEKYPIDITGNINADATLGGNLKDPSIKGKVTLADATLNKKPVQTGQVNFDYNKARLNFDSTLLVTGTQPVAITGSVPAPLPFAAVQPDSNQISINANVQNEGFALLNLFTNNQVSWVDGQGKVNLNVQGTLKEPIINGNATVNNATFRAQALSDPLKNVTGTAQFNGNTLSVEKIQGTYNKGQITASGILPIFDSQQGAANPLTISIADKLNFKLAGLYEGGVGGNVVIRGTALKPVIGGEIKLSDGKVIIGNSTAKAKSAATTEANTNVINIDREQINANAMATTQTSTSPVTPTDTSNTPVSSLNLPVQFADLKLSLDKNIHVTTQSLLSFVPGGAALSQPILDFDAKGDLTINGTLAKPLPEGLIRLTGGRLSLFSTEFTLARGYEQTAQFIPSQGLDPTLDVRLTAIVPEASAINSRILESPLSAEVSDVSVNNFGTLRTVTVQARVDGPASELGDNLELTSEPSRSKGEIVALLGGSILNSFGQTDAGQGLTNFASSTILGGLQGTITAIGQAVGFSEFRIFPTPATTNKASTTSVLNLSAEGVFDINKNFSVSLSLPLSASTDESLGYNVLYRLNDEILMRGSTNLGDENQFQVEYETRF; encoded by the coding sequence ATGACGCGATCGCCAAATTCAGAAAATAATCAGGAACCATCTAATCCTCGTTTATGGCTCCTCCTTTTAGGACGTACCAGTTTAGCTCTCGGTGTCGTTGTGCTGATTGGAATTGCAGTCGGTGCTTGGTGGGCCAGAAACTATGTATATAAGGATTTAGCGCCATTAGTGCAGCAAAATCTCGAACAATCGCTTGGACGACCTGTAAAAGTCGGGAAAGTTGAAGGTTTTTCGCTCTCTAGTCTAAGATTTAGCTCTTTATCCATACCAGCAACTCCTACTGATGCAGACCAGGTGGTAGCAAAAGCCTTGGAGGTGCAGTTCTCGCCCTTGCAACTTCTCCTGACTCGAAAGCTGGGATTAAATGTCACCCTAGTTCAACCCAATGTCTATATCCAACAGGATCGAGATGGTCGCTGGGTTACAACTCAAGTCAAAGCTGGGCAAGGAAAAGGTGCTATTCAAATAGAGTTAGAAACACTTCAAATTCAAGATGGGAATGTGGAGTTATTATCAGCTTCTGCACCAAATAAGCCGAAAGGCTCAGTAATATTAAATCAAGTTGGTGGTGTTGCCCGATTTTTCGATCAAAATCAAAGGATTGATTATGACATCAATGCTCAATTCGCCAGGGGAGGCGCAGTAAAAATCGCTGGTGAAACCCAACTCAAAGCTCAAAAAACTAGCCTCAATCTTTCAACCCAAAATCTCCAAGCATCTGATATTAGTCGATTAATTCAGTTACCAATTGCCTTACAATCAGGATATTTAAATGCTGACTTAGAGGTTCAGATTCCCCCAAAACTTTCAGAAATAGCGATTACGGGAACGGCTACTGCTAATCAAGTCGCAGCTAAAATTCCAAATATTCCTCAGCAGATTTCTAATTTTAATGGAAGATTTGCATTTCAAGGTCAGACCGTTGCTTTAGAAAATGTGAGTACGAACTTTGGCAAAGTTCCCATTCTGGCTAATGGAACAATTAATACTCAAACTGGTTTTAATGTCTCTGCTCAGATCAAACCAGTGACTGCTAAAAATATCTTAGAGACATTAAATGTAAATTCCTCAGTCCCAGCGAGTGGCGAAATTCAAGCAAATATTCAGGTACGCGGCGCAGTTCAACAACCAATCGTTAGCGGTACAGTAAACAACACAAAACCAGTTCAAGTTGACCGCGTTCTCTTCAAAGCCGTCAATACTGATTTCCGCTTGAATGTTTCTCAAACTGCATCTCAACTTGCTGTCTCCAATTTGAAAATAGTCCCCGCAGCCGGCGGTCAAATCACAGGAGGCGGTGAAGCTAATTTAGGAATCAAAAAAGACGTAATATTTAATGCTCAAGTTGATGGTGTATCCGGGGATATATTAGCACGGGGCTATGGTGTTAATCTACCGATCGCAGTGGGAAATGTTTCAGCAAAAGCACAAATTTCTGGCTCACTTAGCAAACAGCCGTTGAACCTTGATATTTCCAGTGTTCAAGTTACGCCACCAACAGGAGGGCAAATTACAGCTAGCGGTCAAATTCAACTGGCTCCTCAAGGTTTAGTAGACATAGGGATTCAAGCTCAAGGTTTACCAGGAAATGCGATCGCTCAAGGTTACAATATTTCAACTCCTCTTAATCTTGGTGGTATATCTGCAAACGCCAAAGTTTCTGGTTCTCTGGATAAACCCTTAAATGTCAATGTGGCTCGCGTCCAAGCAAATCCAGAGGTGGGAGGGCAAGTCACAGCTAGCGGTCAACTTCAGCTTGCACCCCAAGGTAGGGTAGCATTTAATGTCCAAGCCCAAAATTTACCAGGGGATGCGATCGCACGAGCGTACAAATCCTCACCCTCCATCACCATTGGGAAAGTATCGGCAAATGCCAATATTTCCGGCACTTTGAGCAACCTGCAAGCAGTAGCCCAGGTGCAAGCACCGACAGCTACATATCCCACCACCGGACGAGTTGTTGTTACCAAACAAGGAGAGAATATCCTTTTACCAGGTGCTGTATTGAACGTGGCAGGGGGGACAATTGTGGCTCAAGGTCAGCTTGCCCAACAACGCTGGCAAGGGGTTATCAAAACTTCTCAAATTCAACTCAATCGGTTTTCGCCACAACTGCGAGGACGGCTCAATAGCAATATTCAGTTAGCAGGGACAACAAAATCTTTCCAGCTTGCAGATATTCGCGCCGCCGGACAAATCGGCCTTCCCGAAGGTGTAGCATTGCTGGCAAAACCGCTGACGGCTCAATTTGAATGGAATGGACAGCAGATTATAGTTAAAAACGCAAGTACCCCAGGATTGAATGCTAATGGTGCGATCGCAATTCAGACTCCACCAAATGGCGCTCTTAAAATTGCTGGATTTAATTTAAACATACTGGCGCGGAATTTCAACTTAAAAAATACTGGCTTTCAAGTTCCTGGAGACGTAGCAATAGCGGGGTTACTTGATTTTAACGGGCAAGTTACAGGTACTCCAGATGTTCCCCAAGCTAATGGTAACATCCGACTGCGGAATTTCCAGGTTAGTAATTTAGCCTTTGACCCCCTTTTAACTGGAAAGGTGAATTTTCAAGGGGGACAGGGCGCAAGTCTGCGATTAGCGGGTAAGCAAGACATAATTGCCCTTAACCTGAGTGCAGATTATCGTCCAACATCATTTTTAGTCAGTCGGGGTGGGGCAGTTTCCACGGGTAGAACTGAGGGAGATAATTTGCTCATCAACGCCCAACAGTTTCCCATCGCGTTGATTGGGGGCTTTTTACCTAACAATCAATTGAAACCTCTGGGGGGGCAATTATCGGGAAATTTAGTTGTCAATCTTAATAATTATGCAGTTGCGGGGAATGTTGCGATCGCAGCGCCTCGTGTTGCCAGAGTTGCAGCAGACGAATTCCGCGGCACTATCAATTACGCCGATGGTACTGCTAGCTTGGCTAATGGTCTACTGCGGATTGGAGATAGTAACATCGCCTTAAGTGGAAATGTGCAAACAGGAAACGATCCTCAATTTCAATTCCAAGCTAATTTAGACCAAGCTAGAATTGAGAGACTTTTACAAGCATTTAATATCTTCGACTATCAAGACCTTGGTAGCGGATTGAAGCCTCCTAAGTTGGCGGGAGCAGAGGTACTTAATACCAAGCCGATTACTTTGCCCAATGCAGATTTAAAAACACAACTAGCATATTTTTCTAATATTGCAGCATCCCTAGCAAAACAACAGCAACAAGAAACAAAAGAAGCCGCTTCTTTACCTACCCTTGCCGAATTAACGGGTGTTTTGAGTGGAGGAATTACAGCTAATGGCTCGTTAAAATCTGGGTTGAATGTCGGCTTTAATTTCCAAGGTGCTAACTGGAAATGGGGTGAATATTCCATTAATAAAGTTGTTGCTCAAGGTACTTTTGCCGATGGAATCGTCACACTTTCGCCCCTGAGTGTTGGCATAAATCAAGGATTGGTGGCTTTTTCAGGACAGTTAGGAACTGAGCAACTATCTGGAAAATTGAATGTAGCAAGTTTACCTCTATCACTTTTACAACCTTTTATCGAAAAATATCCCATAGATATCACTGGGAATATCAATGCTGACGCTACATTAGGAGGTAATTTAAAAGACCCTAGTATTAAAGGGAAAGTGACATTAGCGGATGCAACTCTCAACAAGAAACCTGTGCAAACAGGACAGGTGAACTTTGACTACAACAAAGCTCGCTTAAATTTCGACAGCACTTTGCTAGTGACAGGAACGCAACCAGTTGCAATTACAGGTAGTGTACCGGCTCCTTTACCTTTTGCCGCAGTGCAACCAGATAGCAATCAAATCAGCATCAACGCCAATGTACAAAATGAGGGATTCGCACTGTTAAACTTGTTTACCAATAATCAAGTTAGTTGGGTAGATGGTCAAGGAAAAGTAAATTTAAACGTCCAGGGGACTTTAAAAGAACCAATTATCAATGGAAATGCCACAGTTAACAACGCAACTTTTCGCGCTCAAGCCTTATCCGATCCCCTCAAAAATGTGACAGGGACAGCACAATTTAATGGCAATACTTTGAGTGTTGAAAAGATTCAAGGTACTTACAATAAAGGACAAATAACTGCATCTGGTATCCTCCCGATTTTTGATTCTCAGCAAGGTGCAGCCAATCCCCTAACAATATCAATAGCAGACAAACTCAATTTTAAGCTGGCAGGATTGTATGAAGGCGGTGTTGGCGGTAATGTTGTAATTCGCGGAACAGCTTTAAAACCTGTAATTGGTGGAGAGATTAAGCTGAGTGATGGTAAGGTGATTATTGGAAACTCTACTGCTAAAGCAAAATCAGCAGCGACAACAGAAGCCAACACTAACGTCATCAATATAGATAGAGAACAGATTAACGCTAATGCTATGGCTACAACACAAACTAGCACTAGCCCTGTAACTCCAACAGATACTAGCAATACCCCAGTAAGTTCACTTAATTTACCTGTACAGTTTGCAGATTTAAAGTTGAGCCTAGACAAGAATATTCATGTTACCACTCAGTCCCTATTGAGCTTTGTACCAGGAGGAGCCGCATTAAGTCAGCCCATCCTAGATTTTGATGCAAAAGGCGACTTGACTATCAATGGTACATTAGCCAAGCCCCTCCCTGAAGGGTTGATTCGTTTGACAGGAGGAAGACTGAGCTTATTTTCCACTGAGTTTACCTTGGCACGAGGCTACGAACAAACTGCACAATTTATTCCAAGTCAAGGACTCGATCCTACTTTGGATGTCCGACTTACTGCGATCGTACCGGAAGCATCAGCAATAAACAGCCGAATTTTAGAATCACCATTGTCTGCTGAAGTCAGCGATGTTTCTGTAAATAACTTTGGGACTTTACGGACTGTTACCGTTCAAGCCAGGGTTGACGGGCCAGCTAGTGAATTGGGCGACAATTTAGAACTGACAAGTGAACCTAGCCGTAGTAAGGGAGAAATAGTTGCTTTGTTGGGTGGCTCGATTCTTAATTCTTTCGGTCAAACAGATGCAGGACAAGGACTGACTAATTTCGCTAGTTCTACCATTTTAGGTGGTTTGCAAGGAACTATTACTGCGATCGGGCAAGCTGTTGGCTTCAGCGAATTTCGGATATTTCCTACCCCTGCTACTACTAATAAAGCATCAACAACTTCAGTTCTGAATTTATCAGCAGAGGGTGTGTTTGATATTAATAAAAATTTCTCTGTCTCTTTATCGCTGCCTTTATCTGCATCTACAGATGAGTCTTTGGGTTATAACGTCCTTTATCGACTCAACGATGAAATTTTGATGCGTGGCTCAACTAATTTGGGGGATGAAAATCAATTCCAAGTTGAGTATGAAACTAGATTTTAG
- a CDS encoding polysaccharide deacetylase family protein, which yields MSNRKLLSFIKVLSIALLAGLGSLGISLLAGTTKLDRLLGIQKLKGDGAKTSLGRAMSAEAKSITPATDQMNEVPKPFQGTIVYQAKLKANEKVIALTFDDGPGPKNTEQVLEILKKNNIKATFFMIGEMVKYFPQVAKQVAADGHVIGNHTWHHWYFQMDGATAASEIDRTADIIYKTTGEKTTLFRPPGGFLNNGLAKYAKNEKYAVMMWSEESGDAERRSPQVPMLVKNVLKYAKPGAIVLLHDGGGNRSRSVKALPEMIAGLKAQGYRFVTIPQLLEMQAQEESAVTAVSPVVTNHEHSDHQ from the coding sequence GTGTCTAATCGTAAATTATTGTCGTTCATAAAGGTACTATCTATTGCATTGCTTGCTGGTCTAGGTAGTTTGGGTATCAGTCTGCTTGCAGGTACAACTAAACTTGACCGTCTGTTGGGAATTCAAAAGCTAAAGGGTGATGGTGCTAAAACGAGTTTAGGTAGGGCAATGAGTGCAGAGGCAAAGTCTATCACTCCAGCTACAGACCAGATGAATGAAGTACCAAAGCCTTTCCAGGGCACAATCGTTTATCAAGCGAAACTAAAAGCAAATGAGAAAGTTATCGCCTTGACCTTTGATGATGGCCCTGGCCCCAAAAATACGGAACAGGTTTTAGAAATTTTGAAGAAAAATAATATCAAGGCAACATTCTTCATGATTGGAGAAATGGTGAAATATTTTCCCCAAGTTGCCAAGCAAGTGGCTGCTGATGGTCACGTGATTGGTAATCATACATGGCATCATTGGTATTTTCAAATGGATGGAGCGACTGCGGCTAGTGAAATTGACCGCACAGCAGATATTATCTATAAGACGACAGGAGAGAAAACTACTCTATTTCGTCCTCCTGGAGGCTTTCTAAATAATGGACTAGCCAAATATGCCAAAAACGAGAAGTACGCTGTCATGATGTGGTCAGAAGAGTCAGGGGATGCTGAACGTCGTTCGCCTCAAGTGCCAATGCTAGTTAAAAATGTGCTGAAATATGCAAAACCAGGCGCAATTGTACTGTTGCATGATGGCGGTGGTAATCGTTCTAGATCGGTCAAGGCTTTACCAGAAATGATTGCAGGTTTGAAGGCCCAAGGCTATCGATTTGTGACAATTCCCCAATTGCTGGAAATGCAAGCCCAAGAAGAAAGTGCGGTGACAGCAGTATCGCCTGTGGTAACAAATCATGAACATTCAGACCATCAATGA
- a CDS encoding DUF3122 domain-containing protein, translating into MTVINSAWLLIELFLTFWRSILGSALKFCCKMCQMKRKFQQCFWRCTLVLFLALTACGWDVESAQALLRQHHDSPGILHYHSQVSIKDEKGYAWQVLLFKQNYTSAVKDLQLRLVAFPGVVEIAHPQPLLIETAAGKLLSASDAYSLAAPISNVGEYNLTDILPKLPTTDALKLCVPLSSGKQLVLNISNSVVTEWQWLVTEID; encoded by the coding sequence ATGACTGTAATTAATTCTGCATGGTTACTTATTGAGTTATTTCTGACATTTTGGCGGAGTATTCTCGGCTCTGCTCTGAAATTCTGCTGTAAAATGTGTCAGATGAAGCGAAAATTTCAACAATGTTTTTGGCGTTGTACCCTAGTATTATTTTTAGCACTAACTGCGTGTGGATGGGATGTGGAGTCAGCACAAGCACTGTTACGTCAACATCATGATTCTCCCGGTATCTTACACTACCACTCACAGGTATCTATCAAGGATGAAAAAGGATATGCTTGGCAAGTGCTGCTGTTCAAACAAAATTACACCAGTGCAGTCAAAGACTTACAGTTGCGCTTAGTTGCTTTTCCAGGTGTAGTTGAAATTGCTCACCCTCAACCATTGCTGATTGAGACAGCAGCCGGAAAATTGCTGAGTGCATCGGATGCATACTCTTTAGCTGCACCTATCTCTAATGTGGGGGAATATAATCTAACTGATATATTACCGAAATTGCCAACAACTGATGCACTCAAACTCTGTGTGCCTCTCTCTAGTGGAAAGCAATTAGTTCTCAATATATCCAATAGTGTAGTGACTGAGTGGCAATGGCTAGTTACAGAGATTGATTAG
- a CDS encoding prephenate/arogenate dehydrogenase, translating into MNIGILGLGLIGGSLGFDLRSQGHHILGVSRRESTCQKAVELGTVDEASVDLSLLAAAEVVFICTPLALIVPQLEQTIAHLSTATIVTDVGSAKAQIVKDISPLWDNFIGGHPMAGRTDSGIEAAQRNLFVDKPYVLTPITTTPASAITVVEEIVRSLGANIYYCQPEQHDRAVSWISHLPVMVSSSLIAACLSETDPDVLELAQKLASSGFRDTSRVGGGNPELGVMMARYNRQALLRSLQQYRHNLDELTNLIEQENWSVLEQKLKSTGKARPDFVD; encoded by the coding sequence ATGAATATTGGGATTTTAGGGTTGGGATTGATCGGCGGATCTTTGGGTTTTGATTTGCGATCGCAAGGACATCATATCTTAGGAGTTAGTCGCCGTGAATCTACCTGTCAAAAGGCAGTTGAACTCGGTACTGTTGATGAAGCATCAGTCGATCTGAGTCTGTTAGCAGCCGCAGAGGTTGTATTTATTTGTACACCCTTAGCGCTTATTGTGCCCCAATTGGAGCAAACGATCGCTCATTTGTCTACAGCTACTATCGTGACTGACGTGGGTTCGGCAAAAGCACAGATAGTCAAAGACATTTCTCCCCTTTGGGATAATTTTATCGGTGGTCATCCAATGGCGGGAAGAACAGACAGTGGCATAGAAGCTGCACAACGGAATTTATTTGTTGATAAACCTTATGTATTAACACCGATAACTACAACACCAGCTAGTGCCATTACAGTTGTAGAAGAAATTGTGCGATCGCTGGGAGCTAATATCTATTATTGTCAACCAGAGCAACATGACCGTGCTGTTAGTTGGATTTCCCATTTACCTGTAATGGTCAGTTCCTCGTTGATTGCTGCTTGCTTAAGTGAAACTGACCCAGATGTTTTGGAATTAGCCCAAAAGTTAGCCAGTTCAGGTTTTCGGGATACCAGTCGTGTGGGTGGTGGGAATCCAGAGTTGGGTGTGATGATGGCGCGGTATAATCGTCAAGCATTGCTGCGATCGCTGCAACAGTATCGTCACAATCTCGATGAGTTAACTAACTTAATTGAGCAAGAAAATTGGTCAGTTTTAGAGCAAAAATTGAAATCAACAGGTAAGGCGCGACCTGATTTTGTAGATTAG
- a CDS encoding pentapeptide repeat-containing protein: MTVEELLEKYAAGVLNFSGIDLAEANLSGVKLSGVNLSDANLSIVNLSGANLSEANLSNAKLNVARLSGVNLSNAILNNASLNVANLIRADLGRAQLKGALLIRAELIRADLSRADLSEADLTSADLREATLRQTNLRHANLSETVLRGASLTGANLEMANLNASDLSRCNLSGANLRDTELRQANLSHANLSGADLSGANLRWADLSGANLRWADLSGAKLSGATLIGADLSNANLTNTVFIHANLTQAKLMRAEWIGADLTGATLTGAKLYATSRFGLKTEGMICEWVDLSPAGDRSIIQKFHSEDSRDFFNETPPTIRIIVDAALEHEANFAIAGAYYQIAQEYRGLKQPPSIESGRRRTVFTFYVDSDEALFSTAYIVILPFLDAASTQKNISNVVEMINNEVVANEDLKSLKSPQMVKQLNVLIEQATSQATTIKQTKKNIEVATKLNFCKAPTQIVLTNSSAHTFIVHEHPNFGKRFINRSALNTSTYDDISNDSIKYDILPSLNIVIDFVKGFHYISH, from the coding sequence ATGACTGTAGAGGAATTACTAGAAAAATACGCAGCAGGAGTCTTAAACTTTAGTGGTATTGACCTTGCAGAAGCTAATCTAAGTGGAGTCAAACTCAGTGGCGTGAATCTCAGCGATGCTAATTTGAGTATAGTTAACCTCAGTGGCGCAAATCTGAGCGAAGCTAACTTGAGCAATGCCAAGCTGAATGTAGCTAGACTCAGTGGCGTGAATCTATCCAACGCCATCTTAAATAACGCTAGTCTCAACGTCGCTAATTTGATTCGAGCCGATCTGGGTCGCGCTCAACTTAAAGGAGCCTTGTTGATTCGCGCTGAGTTAATTCGCGCCGATCTCAGTCGCGCCGACCTGTCGGAGGCTGACCTCACCAGTGCTGATTTGCGAGAGGCGACACTCCGCCAAACAAATCTCCGCCACGCTAACTTGAGTGAGACTGTCTTGAGAGGCGCTTCTTTGACGGGAGCGAACTTAGAGATGGCTAACTTAAATGCTAGTGACCTCAGTCGTTGTAACCTGAGTGGTGCAAATTTGCGAGATACTGAACTCAGACAGGCGAATCTTAGCCATGCTAACTTGAGTGGAGCAGATTTGAGCGGTGCTAATCTTCGTTGGGCAGATTTGAGCGGTGCTAATCTCCGGTGGGCAGATTTGAGTGGCGCAAAATTAAGCGGTGCTACTTTAATTGGCGCAGATTTAAGCAATGCTAATTTAACGAATACAGTTTTCATCCACGCCAATTTAACTCAGGCAAAATTAATGAGGGCGGAATGGATTGGTGCTGACTTAACTGGAGCAACATTAACTGGAGCCAAGCTTTATGCCACCTCCAGATTTGGTTTAAAAACCGAAGGGATGATTTGTGAATGGGTCGATCTGAGTCCAGCCGGCGATCGCTCCATTATTCAGAAGTTCCATTCCGAAGACTCACGAGACTTTTTTAATGAAACACCGCCGACAATCCGTATTATTGTTGATGCAGCCTTAGAACACGAAGCCAATTTTGCGATCGCAGGTGCTTACTATCAAATTGCTCAGGAATACCGGGGACTAAAACAACCCCCAAGTATCGAAAGTGGCCGTCGTCGAACTGTTTTCACATTTTATGTAGATAGCGATGAAGCATTATTTTCCACTGCTTACATTGTGATTCTTCCCTTTCTAGATGCGGCATCTACTCAAAAGAATATTTCTAACGTGGTGGAAATGATTAATAACGAAGTTGTTGCAAACGAAGATTTAAAATCGCTAAAATCACCCCAGATGGTCAAACAATTAAATGTTCTTATAGAGCAAGCCACGAGTCAGGCTACAACAATTAAACAGACGAAAAAAAATATCGAAGTAGCTACAAAGTTAAATTTTTGTAAAGCCCCAACTCAAATAGTTTTAACGAATTCTAGCGCCCACACATTTATTGTCCATGAGCATCCCAACTTTGGAAAAAGATTTATTAATCGCTCTGCCCTTAATACTTCAACTTATGATGATATATCTAATGATTCAATAAAATATGATATATTACCTTCGTTAAATATAGTTATAGATTTTGTCAAAGGATTTCACTATATTAGTCATTAG
- a CDS encoding DUF1517 domain-containing protein: MRDTFNKMIGRTRYVVFRLFLHLGGGEVAPILGVLNSAGRNAIDVDGDLEVLGEGLVEISQTLLQYDEYWLSAANEGDVFWDEGEAGDYVNELFTDSAERYLSEPDYGSDSPSNEPLSIPVTRNVIVMVTVAYEGEVPELETDLSNVQALKEGLKALINLHYKHRLKAIQVHFSPAQLGDELTSDQLLQYYPELIPL; this comes from the coding sequence ATGCGCGATACCTTTAATAAAATGATTGGTCGGACTCGTTATGTCGTCTTTCGCCTATTTCTGCACTTGGGGGGAGGTGAAGTAGCGCCCATTTTGGGAGTATTAAATAGTGCTGGACGAAATGCGATCGATGTCGATGGCGACTTAGAAGTTTTGGGAGAAGGATTGGTAGAAATTAGCCAAACCCTGCTGCAATACGATGAATATTGGCTTTCTGCTGCCAACGAAGGTGATGTATTTTGGGATGAAGGCGAGGCGGGAGATTACGTGAACGAATTATTTACTGACTCTGCCGAAAGATATCTCAGTGAACCAGATTATGGTTCTGACTCTCCATCGAATGAACCTTTATCTATACCTGTAACTCGCAACGTTATTGTGATGGTTACAGTAGCTTATGAAGGGGAAGTACCAGAGTTAGAAACCGATCTTTCTAACGTTCAGGCACTCAAAGAAGGATTGAAAGCATTGATCAATTTGCATTATAAACATAGATTAAAGGCAATCCAAGTGCATTTCTCCCCAGCACAGTTAGGCGATGAACTCACTAGCGATCAACTCTTGCAATATTATCCAGAATTGATTCCTTTATAA
- a CDS encoding LacI family DNA-binding transcriptional regulator → MNKRRISIEDIARRAGVSHSTVSRALRDNALISPKVREEIKQLAQEMNYVPNAIAQSLQNKRTNTIGVVVTSISDPFFAEVVEGIEQIARPAGLSVLLSASHRDFEQEMAAIDTFHRRRVDGILIADSRISKQHIKQLTQIAVPTVLINSQTEDQSEIFHSVAIDDRLGARLATEHLISLGHTTIGYLGVSDRSKSNQQRLEGYKMALAEASLPQNPDWVAISDEYDIRRNDVTTGQKMISKLLAAEVTGIFCYNDMVAIGALLACQELGILVPRNLSLVGFDGIALGRYVTPSLTTVSQPMLEIGGNAMQILLDLLEDKTVENRVLSPFLVERGSSATLTK, encoded by the coding sequence ATGAATAAACGAAGAATTTCAATTGAAGATATTGCTCGCAGAGCAGGTGTTTCTCATTCTACAGTTTCACGTGCTTTGCGAGATAACGCTCTCATTAGCCCAAAAGTGCGAGAAGAAATTAAGCAACTGGCGCAAGAGATGAACTATGTGCCAAATGCTATTGCTCAAAGCTTGCAAAATAAACGTACTAATACCATTGGTGTAGTAGTAACTTCTATCTCAGATCCATTTTTTGCTGAGGTAGTAGAGGGAATTGAACAGATAGCTAGACCAGCCGGCTTGAGTGTTTTGTTAAGTGCTTCACACCGAGATTTTGAGCAGGAAATGGCAGCTATTGATACTTTTCATCGTCGGAGAGTAGACGGGATCTTAATAGCCGACTCACGAATTAGTAAACAGCATATAAAACAACTAACCCAAATTGCTGTGCCAACAGTTTTGATTAATAGCCAGACTGAAGATCAATCTGAAATATTTCACTCAGTGGCAATAGACGATCGCTTAGGTGCTAGATTAGCCACAGAACATCTAATAAGTTTGGGACACACCACTATTGGTTATCTAGGTGTAAGCGATCGCAGCAAATCGAACCAGCAGCGCTTAGAAGGATATAAAATGGCTCTGGCTGAGGCAAGCCTACCACAAAATCCTGATTGGGTTGCAATTAGTGACGAATACGATATCAGAAGGAATGATGTTACTACTGGACAAAAGATGATATCCAAACTATTAGCTGCTGAGGTGACAGGCATCTTTTGTTACAACGATATGGTGGCGATTGGCGCTCTGTTAGCCTGTCAAGAACTAGGGATTTTAGTACCGCGAAATTTAAGCCTGGTTGGATTTGATGGTATTGCTTTGGGACGTTACGTTACGCCATCACTTACAACGGTCAGCCAGCCAATGTTAGAAATTGGTGGTAATGCTATGCAAATATTACTCGACTTATTAGAAGATAAGACCGTGGAAAACCGCGTTTTATCTCCTTTTCTAGTAGAGCGTGGTAGTAGTGCAACATTAACAAAGTAA